TTTCGTTGATGGGCTTGACGACGCCCTGGAGTCAACGGAGCGTGTGCGACGAACCATCGATGCGGAGCCCGCCGTGGTCGAGAGAACCGACCCCGCTACTCGCAGAGAGATTTCGCGGAGAAACGGGATACTACGTGTCGAAGGTGTCAGCTTCAGCTACCCGAAGACGGGTGGGCTAAGCGACCCCGCCGAAGCGGTACTCAAGGAAATCAGTTTCGAGGTTTCACCCGGATCATGGGAATACCTGGCGGGGGTGTCCGGATCAGGAAAGAGCACACTGGCGGCACTGATGGCCCGTGGCTACGATCCTAACCAGGGCGCAGTCTCGCTGAACGGTACGGACATCAGGGATATACCGCTCGCGGAACTGCGTCGTCGTATTGCACTGGTAGTTCAGCGCCCGTATCTACTTCACGCAACGCTGGCAGAGAACCTGCGATTGTCCGTTCCCGAAGCCACTGACCAGCAACTTCGTGCCGCACTTCGAGCGGTGGACATGCGGGACTGGGCAAGAGAATCAGGGCTGGGTCGCATAATCGACACAGACGGCGGGAATCTCTCTGGAGGACAAATCCAGAGGATCGCTATTGCACGAGCGTTGCTGATCCGCCCTCAGATACTGATTTTGGACGAGGCCACGAGCCAGATTGACGAGGCTACGTCGAAGCGGGTTAAAGAGGGCATCCGTCAGTTCGATCCAGAGATGACGGTACTAGAGATCTCGCACCAGGTGGACCGGGTGCTTCCCTCCTCATTTATCGCCGTTATTGATGACGGTGAGTTAGTCGAGCAGGGAAGAGCAAGCGAACTACTCGCGAACTCTCAGGGTTATCTGTCTCGACTCGCGGCCCGCTAGGCATCCAGGCTAGATGTCAAGTGGTTCGTTTGCGTCCTCAGGTTTGGTGTCTGCGCGTAGCACCATTTCTTCAAACCCTTGGTCGGCCAGAACTGCGGTCAGCCGACGATACGCATCCTCAAATGTCTCCGAGTCGACAGGAGCACCGTTGCCCAGGTTGGCCGACCCCTCGGAGGTCGCGGGAATTACGTGGACGTGCGCGTGGGGGACCTCGAATCCGGCGATTATGACCACGGAGCGGGGCACGTCAAATGCCAGTTCCTGGGCCCTGCCTATCTTGGCCGCAACGTCAAAGAGGTGACTACGCAGTTCATCCGGCAGGTCGGTCCATTTGTCAATGGGTTCGCGTGGGATCACCAGCGTGTGCCCAGGTGCGACGGGGTTGATATCCAGGATTGCGAAGCACTTCTCGTCCTTCCAAACGAACTTGCCGGGAATCTGGCCGCCTAGGATTTTTTCAAAAATGGTGCTCATGACTCCATTGTGTTCCTGCCAAGCGGAACTTTCCAGACTAGGACTGTCCTGATCCAAGCTCAGAATCTGCCGCCGCGATCCGAGCCAGATACTGAGCAATGGCGTTACGCTCGGTCACCACAGTCTCTGCGCTGATTAGTTCACCGGCATCGTTGATGAGCAGTTCTGCGTATTCGTTCAGCACTTCGTCGGCAAACCCACTCGTCACGAGACTGGCTTGCAGGTAGGTATAGGCAGTTTCGTACAGGTCATTGAATGTCGTCGAAGCCATGAACCGGCTCTCAAGGATGTTTGACCCTGCCATGCCGCCACGTCCGGGTCCACCCATGTTCGGCATTTCCATGCTTTGAGGCTGTTCCATCCCGTCGGGGACAATCCCACCATCTGGCACTGTCCCAGCTCCCGGACCCGCGGTTCCATCCGGTGAAGTCATCCCTGCCGGTGGCATTACCCCCTCACCGGGTGCCTCGCCGCCTGTCGGAGGTTGCGTTCCGCCGGGACCACCACCGGGTTCCATGTTCCCTGACTGCATCTGGTCAGGCACATTCCGGGGCATGTTGCCTCCTTCCGGCCCCTGCGTGCTACCTGGAACTCCCATGCCGCCAGCGTCTCCGAGACCTCCCATGCTGTCGAAGGCGACATCATGATCCCAAGCGACCACGGTCATCAGACCGGTCTCCGGGTCATAGTGAAGGTATCCGTTATTGCCCGGACCAGAGATAGTGTCTTGGTTCCCAATCAGGCTCTCCACAGCGAGGTAGGTAGCGAACTGTTCGATATCAAGTTTGTCGCCCAATGACGCCTGAAACTCCTCATCCGTTGCGTTGTTGATAAAGTCCATGAACTGAGCGATGGGTGTCATACCCACTTCTTCAGCGCCGGTGCGCTGCTTCCATAGACTCTCATAACTGGCTCCATCCTCCCCGTGGTAGTCCCAGTCCCCGTCGGAGTCTGCCTTCCAGGTCGCGCCGTCGGTTCCAAACCACTCCTCGTTCCAAAGAGCGTCATCGGGGACCTCAGAAATAAGGCGTAGCGTCGAATCCCCACCATTTACGGAGAACGCGGAGAACGCAACCCTGTGTGCGGGTAAGCCGGCCTCTTCGATCATGGCCATTGCAACGGCCTCGTTCAAATACGTGTCAGTGTCATTTCCGCGCACCACGAAGTCGTGGCGCCCCAGGTACTCCTGTCCGTCAACGTACTTGTCGAGGCGGATTAGCCACGGAATCGTTGCTGGATCAGTCGAGTTTCCCGGTGAAGAATCGCCGTCGGCGTCCTCCTTCTCCAAGTCTTCCTGCGTCAGTTCGATACCGCGAGATTCGGCCAGTGCCTGCCGCAGAGAACGGTTGCCCTTCAACCGCAGTCCCGCGTTCTCGAACGTCGTCCCGTCAATGTTTACGGTGACGCTTATCCAGTTCTTGTCGCCGTCCGCGGCGTACGCGGCCATCATCTCCTCGTATTCCGTATCG
The sequence above is a segment of the Actinomycetaceae bacterium MB13-C1-2 genome. Coding sequences within it:
- a CDS encoding HIT family protein, whose translation is MSTIFEKILGGQIPGKFVWKDEKCFAILDINPVAPGHTLVIPREPIDKWTDLPDELRSHLFDVAAKIGRAQELAFDVPRSVVIIAGFEVPHAHVHVIPATSEGSANLGNGAPVDSETFEDAYRRLTAVLADQGFEEMVLRADTKPEDANEPLDI
- a CDS encoding CotH kinase family protein — translated: MHESPVEPKTTIRTKSTKARWLSAAGATVALVVSLAACSDVVPTGESGAETGSTSTSETFFTTDRVHAISVDFDDTEYEEMMAAYAADGDKNWISVTVNIDGTTFENAGLRLKGNRSLRQALAESRGIELTQEDLEKEDADGDSSPGNSTDPATIPWLIRLDKYVDGQEYLGRHDFVVRGNDTDTYLNEAVAMAMIEEAGLPAHRVAFSAFSVNGGDSTLRLISEVPDDALWNEEWFGTDGATWKADSDGDWDYHGEDGASYESLWKQRTGAEEVGMTPIAQFMDFINNATDEEFQASLGDKLDIEQFATYLAVESLIGNQDTISGPGNNGYLHYDPETGLMTVVAWDHDVAFDSMGGLGDAGGMGVPGSTQGPEGGNMPRNVPDQMQSGNMEPGGGPGGTQPPTGGEAPGEGVMPPAGMTSPDGTAGPGAGTVPDGGIVPDGMEQPQSMEMPNMGGPGRGGMAGSNILESRFMASTTFNDLYETAYTYLQASLVTSGFADEVLNEYAELLINDAGELISAETVVTERNAIAQYLARIAAADSELGSGQS